Genomic segment of Paenibacillus sp. FSL R5-0623:
AAGATCGACGCAAAATCGCTTTGACACGATAAATCACTTCACGCGGGCTGAATGGTTTTACAACATAGTCATCAGCGCCAACTTCGAAGCCTTGAACCCGGTTAATCTCTTCACCTTTTGCAGTGAGCATCAAAACCGGCGTTGATTTCACCTGACGAAGACGTGTACACACTTCGACTCCATCCATACCTGGTAACATCACATCAAGCAAAATCAGCCCGTAGTCCCCTGCTGTTGCTTTACGCAGCGCAGTTTCCCCATCCTCGGCTTCATCGATTTCATAACCTTCTTTTTCAAGATACATTTTTAAAAGCCTGCGGATTCTCTCTTCGTCATCCACGACCAGTATTCGATTCTCATGTTCAGCCATGCCTCTCCAGCCCCTTTGCAATAACTCCTCATCACTTCTATTATGTTCGATCTGGCGAACAATATTTGAATACCCTTCAATAAAAAGGTACGTTTGTGTTTCCCGCTTCTAAACTCAACCTTTGCAATACGAGTCTGTCCTAGTCCGCACCAGCGTAAGAATGTAATCCAGCAATGATCAGATTCACCCCAACTAGCGTAAACATGACGACTAGGAAGCCAAGAACTGCAAGCCATGCAGACTTCTGACCTTGCCAACCTCTGGATAAACGCAAATGCAGATACACACTATAATATAGCCATGTGATCAATGCCCACACCTCTTTGGGGTCCCAACCCCAAAAACGACTCCAGGCAATCTGAGCCCAGATCATGGCAAAGATTAATGCTCCCAGCGTAAATATCGGAAAACCGATGGCAATCGCACGATAACTTATCTCATCCAGATCATCGGCATCAATTCCATCCATCATTGGCTGTAACGCTTGTCCAAGTGGTCTGCGTACAAGAAGTCGTACAATTCCATATAGGATCAGACCTACAATAAGTGACCAAACCACCGTATTCAGCTTGCGCCCGGCATTTACGCCGTTCATCCAGGAAGGCGTCTCAAGTAAAGGTTTTTTCATGCCAAGAAACGGTGTCATGCTCTCCACTTCGCTATTATATGGTGCAAAAATCGGAGGCATGCGATAATTCACTTTCTCTATTGTACTATTTTCCTGTACCTCTGTGTCAATGCTGACCGTTTTCTGTACAAAAACTGCCTCGTAACCAGCTGCACGAAAGGCAAATACCGTCCCGATAAATCCGATAACGACGACGATCGTAACCAGGGTG
This window contains:
- a CDS encoding response regulator transcription factor, whose translation is MAEHENRILVVDDEERIRRLLKMYLEKEGYEIDEAEDGETALRKATAGDYGLILLDVMLPGMDGVEVCTRLRQVKSTPVLMLTAKGEEINRVQGFEVGADDYVVKPFSPREVIYRVKAILRRSSATAYLSKESNSSNNIVFPHLVIEHDAHRVTAGGEEISLTPKEYELLHYLATSPDKVFSREELLKDVWNYEFFGDLRTVDTHVKRLREKLNKVSPESAAMITTVWGVGYKLEVPK
- the ccsA gene encoding cytochrome c biogenesis protein CcsA, giving the protein MNLLDFSSDAFIVAFFLYCAAFFLYGVAVMGKKWSNRDPLDHMNRWGKRAFIASTVALAAHLVFFATRWAGAGHIPVSNMYEFMSFLSMMIMVAFIVVYAIYRKSLLGLFALPLTIIIMAYAAVFPQEVQPLIPALQSIWLKIHVTLAALGEAFFAVGFAAGFMYLLRTVDFSGKDKSSRRQRGWVEFTLVTIVVVIGFIGTVFAFRAAGYEAVFVQKTVSIDTEVQENSTIEKVNYRMPPIFAPYNSEVESMTPFLGMKKPLLETPSWMNGVNAGRKLNTVVWSLIVGLILYGIVRLLVRRPLGQALQPMMDGIDADDLDEISYRAIAIGFPIFTLGALIFAMIWAQIAWSRFWGWDPKEVWALITWLYYSVYLHLRLSRGWQGQKSAWLAVLGFLVVMFTLVGVNLIIAGLHSYAGAD